One stretch of Nicotiana tabacum cultivar K326 chromosome 18, ASM71507v2, whole genome shotgun sequence DNA includes these proteins:
- the LOC142172443 gene encoding uncharacterized protein LOC142172443 yields MVRTIEKQVREPWLLMEDFNSIMGAEDRMQGRDVQDSETKDIREVIEECNLAELPTIGRSYTWTNSHVFSRIDKALVNDKWMLNMPPRQVHVMNPLFSGHSPLGIEINMKCDNKRRPFKFYYCMADHPELGQIVETN; encoded by the coding sequence ATGGTAAGGACCATAGAGAAACAAGTCAGGGAGCCATGGTTACTAATGGAAGACTTCAATTCAATCATGGGAGCTGAAGATAGAATGCAAGGCAGGGATGTGCAGGATAGTGAAACAAAGGATATCAGAGAAGTAATTGAGGAATGTAATTTGGCTGAATTACCTACAATAGGTAGATCATATACATGGACTAATAGCCATGTATTCAGTAGAATTGATAAAGCTTTGGTTAATGACAAATGGATGCTCAACATGCCTCCTAGACAAGTACATGTCATGAATCCTCTTTTCTCAGGCCATTCCCCCTTGGGTATTGAAATAAATATGAAATGTGATAATAAGAGAAGGCCTTTCAAGTTCTATTACTGTATGGCTGATCATCCTGAGTTAGGACAGATTGTGGAAACTAACTGA
- the LOC107788304 gene encoding blue copper protein has translation MARKLILVTFAIFATALLHVSMAQQTHIVGDALAWSVPNGGAAAYTTWASRKTFAVGDILVFNFTTGLHSVAEVSKANFDSCNTANPISISTNGPTNITLRSAGSHYYLCTLPSHCTLGQKLAINVSGSGSGSGSTSPAPQPAAARPVTPPTAAPVTAPSASPSTAPAPSVAATPASAPAPSVAAQTFTVGGNMGWNVPTTGGPNAYQTWANGKSFKVGDTLVFNFVNGRHNVAVVSKAAYDSCNTTSPINTISTGPATITLTNSGENYYMCTFPSHCSLGQKLAINVTGTSAAAPTPSIAATPSGTTVPSVPSSDSPVTSPPSPSASAPSLVLAALPVTFLSLAFARLLN, from the exons ATGGCCAGAAAGTTGATTTTGGTTACTTTTGCAATATTTGCAACTGCTTTATTACATGTTTCAATGGCACAACAGACTCATATAGTTGGTGATGCTTTGGCTTGGAGCGTTCCTAACGGTGGCGCCGCCGCGTATACCACCTGGGCTTCCCGGAAAACCTTCGCCGTCGGCGACATTCTTg TTTTTAACTTTACAACCGGATTGCATAGTGTGGCTGAGGTGTCAAAGGCAAATTTTGATTCATGCAATACCGCAAACCCAATTTCTATATCCACTAATGGGCCAACAAATATTACATTGAGATCTGCTGGATCACATTACTACCTTTGCACCTTGCCAAGCCATTGTACATTGGGCCAGAAATTGGCTATCAATGTCTCCGGCTCCGGCTCCGGCTCCGGCTCCACCTCTCCGGCTCCTCAGCCAGCTGCCGCCAGACCCGTCACTCCTCCCACTGCTGCTCCAGTGACCGCTCCTTCAGCGAGCCCATCAACAGCTCCCGCCCCATCGGTTGCAGCCACCCCGGCATCGGCACCTGCACCATCAGTTGCAGCCCAAACTTTTACTGTTGGAGGCAACATGGGGTGGAATGTTCCTACTACTGGTGGCCCAAATGCTTATCAAACTTGGGCTAATGGCAAATCCTTCAAAGTTGGAGATACTCTTG TTTTCAATTTTGTCAACGGGAGACACAATGTTGCAGTGGTTAGTAAGGCAGCTTATGACTCATGCAACACAACTTCTCCTATCAACACAATTAGCACTGGTCCTGCTACGATCACACTCACAAATTCTGGTGAAAATTACTACATGTGCACTTTCCCTAGCCACTGCTCATTAGGTCAAAAGCTAGCCATCAACGTCACCGGCACCAGCGCCGCCGCCCCCACGCCTTCTATCGCCGCTACACCATCTGGCACCACCGTCCCATCCGTCCCCTCGAGCGATTCTCCGGTCACTTCACCACCATCACCAAGTGCGTCAGCTCCATCTTTGGTCCTTGCAGCTTTGCCAGTCACTTTCTTGTCACTTGCCTTTGCTAGATTGTTGAATTAA